From Rhodamnia argentea isolate NSW1041297 chromosome 10, ASM2092103v1, whole genome shotgun sequence, a single genomic window includes:
- the LOC115747576 gene encoding receptor-like protein 6 — translation MEKESFYFSYMILFLMIVAWHSLASTRPRCHEDERSALLEFKATFFTRKPPCCDSDSATSNEQAKIESWNASTGETKSDCCSWAGVECDKVSGHVIGLNLSCTCLSGKINSNASIFRLLRLRSLNLAFNDFDCQIPPAIGNLVSLSHLNFSSSNFMGLIPRSLGNLTRLVHLDLSDNGLTGTTRPLENLTRLVHLDLSDNWLTGTTRPLENLTLFTHLSYDSSNGTTLSFLGNLVQLKYLSLRDNMLIGQIPSSLGDLVQLTHLDLSFNLWTGEIPSSIGNLAQLTYLDLTHNQLAGEIQPSFQNLLELQFLALYSNQLSGEIPSWLGRLTQLEFIFLSSNQFHGAIPSTIFQPPDLIVLYLDKNNLSGTLKSDVFSEAKKLNELVLSFNKLSVILETNITHRYKSLGLGSCNLNDFPEFLQDQDDLIMLDLSNNNISGKVPEWFLDVSTENLQYLNLSANFLTSFAQDPVIFKWKELAVADLRFNELQGSVPIPPPKIEHYFMSNNRLSGGVSPLICNLSSTRMIDLSDNNLTGFIPPCLSNLSGTLEVMSLRSNNFIGKIPNLNANSCALIMVDLSYNKFSGPLPSSLRDCDNLKFLNFGNNQIRDVFPSWLGSLLGLKVLILRYNGFHGLIGERADGIEFPMLQILDLSHNIFSGGLPSKYFKHWTAMKVSETDLSSYIGDAIKPTWIFYPDATFHYSMSVIAKGIQMNYSKIQEHLALIDLSSNNFSGAIPETIRSLKQLKLLNFSNNMLSGALPPFLANLTNLESLDLSRNQISGEIPQELTQVTSLAVFDVSYNHLTGPIPQSRQFATFENNSYKGNPGLCGPPLSRKCGDPEGPSPSSPTSEEDEDPGSAMELDWKTVSMGYASGLVIGVVLGNCLITRRRAQRLVKNFGKRKQRRRR, via the coding sequence ATGGAGAAAGAGTCATTTTACTTCAGCTATATGATACTCTTCCTTATGATCGTTGCTTGGCACTCCCTTGCTTCAACCCGACCACGTTGCCATGAAGACGAGAGATCTGCACTGTTGGAGTTCAAGGCAACCTTCTTCACCAGAAAGCCTCCGTGCTGTGACAGCGACAGCGCCACTTCAAATGAACAAGCAAAGATTGAATCCTGGAACGCATCGACTGGGGAAACTAAGAGCGATTGCTGCTCTTGGGCTGGTGTCGAGTGTGATAAGGTAAGCGGTCATGTGATCGGCCTCAACCTCAGTTGCACTTGTCTCTCCGGTAAAATCAACTCCAACGCCAGTATTTTCCGTCTCCTTCGCCTAAGAAGCCTCAACCTCGCCTTCAATGACTTCGATTGTCAGATTCCTCCGGCAATTGGAAATCTTGTTTCCTTGAGTCACTTGAACTTCTCCAGCTCCAACTTCATGGGTCTCATCCCACGTTCGCTAGGTAACTTGACCCGACTTGTCCATCTTGACCTATCAGATAATGGGCTGACGGGCACAACACGGCCCCTCGAAAACCTGACCCGACTTGTCCATCTTGACCTATCAGATAATTGGCTGACGGGCACAACACGGCCCCTGGAAAACCTGACCCTCTTTACTCACTTGAGTTATGATTCATCAAATGGTACGACTCTATCTTTCTTGGGAAATCTGGTCCAGCTTAAATATCTAAGTCTAAGGGATAATATGTTAATTGGGCAAATTCCATCCTCTCTCGGGGACCTCGTCCAGCTTACTCATTTAGATTTAAGCTTTAATCTGTGGACCGGCGAAATCCCGTCTTCCATTGGAAACCTAGCTCAACTTACTTACTTAGATCTTACACACAATCAATTAGCGGGAGAGATTCAACCCTCTTTCCAAAACCTCCTGGAGCTCCAGTTCTTAGCACTTTACTCGAATCAATTGAGTGGTGAAATTCCATCCTGGTTGGGGAGGCTCACCCAGTTGGAGTTCATTTTTCTTTCGTCTAACCAATTTCATGGTGCAATTCCAAGCACGATTTTCCAACCACCCGACCTCATCGTTCTTTATTTggataaaaataatttgagtgGCACGCTGAAGTCAGACGTGTTTTCAGAGGCTAAAAAACTTAATGAGCTTGTGTTATCCTTTAACAAACTGTCGGTGATCTTAGAGACCAACATAACTCACCGGTACAAATCTCTGGGTTTAGGTTCATGCAACTTAAACGATTTCCCCGAGTTTCTACAAGATCAAGATGACTTGATAATGCTAGATCTATCCAACAATAACATTTCTGGTAAAGTTCCTGAATGGTTTCTTGATGTGAGCACAGAAAACCTACAATATTTGAACCTTTCGGCCAACTTCCTAACAAGTTTTGCTCAAGATCCTGTTATTTTcaagtggaaagaacttgctgTGGCAGATCTCAGGTTCAACGAGTTGCAAGGATCAGTTCCGATTCCCCCTCCTAAAATCGAGCACTACTTCATGTCAAATAACAGGCTCTCCGGAGGAGTATCGCCACTCATATGCAATCTAAGCTCTACTCGGATGATTGATTTGTCTGATAATAATCTGACTGGGTTTATTCCACCATGTTTGAGTAATTTGAGTGGTACTTTGGAAGTAATGAGTTTACGGAGCAACAATTTTATCgggaaaattcctaatttgaatGCGAACTCCTGTGCGCTTATTATGGTTGATCTGAGTTATAATAAATTCAGCGGGCCATTGCCAAGTTCGCTCCGCGATTGCgacaatttgaaatttctcaatttcGGAAACAATCAGATCAGGGATGTTTTCCCGTCATGGTTGGGCTCACTTCTTGGCTTGAAGGTACTTATATTGCGGTATAATGGATTCCATGGACTTATTGGGGAACGGGCTGATGGGATTGAGTTCCCTATGCTGCAAATCCTCGACCTATCCCACAATATTTTCTCCGGTGGCTTGCCATCCAAGTACTTCAAGCATTGGACTGCCATGAAAGTTTCTGAGACGGATTTGTCAAGCTACATTGGGGATGCTATTAAGCCGACCTGGATTTTCTATCCAGATGCAACCTTTCACTACTCTATGAGCGTAATTGCCAAAGGCATCCAAATGAATTACTCAAAGATCCAAGAGCACCTCGCATTGATTGATCTCTCGAGCAACAACTTCAGCGGAGCGATCCCCGAGACCATCCGAAGCCTAAAGCAACTAAAATTGCTCAACTTTTCCAACAACATGCTCTCCGGTGCTCTGCCACCATTCTTGGCAAACCTTACGAATTTGGAATCACTGGACCTTTCTCGGAACCAGATCTCCGGAGAGATCCCTCAGGAGTTGACGCAAGTCACTTCGCTTGCGGTCTTCGATGTATCTTACAACCATCTGACCGGACCGATACCTCAGTCACGGCAATTCGCTACATTCGAAAACAACTCCTACAAGGGAAACCCGGGGCTATGTGGCCCTCCGCTGTCCAGAAAATGCGGAGATCCCGAAGGCCCGTCGCCGTCATCTCCGACgtccgaagaagatgaagatccgGGGAGTGCAATGGAATTGGACTGGAAGACCGTGTCCATGGGGTACGCAAGTGGGTTAGTGATTGGAGTGGTCCTCGGGAACTGCTTGATCACAAGAAGAAGGGCTCAAAGACTTGTGAAGAACtttggcaaaagaaaacaaaggcgAAGAAGGTAG